The DNA sequence AAATGTTCTCGTTCGTTTAAATCAACATTTATCATCAAAAGATTTTTGGAAAGAAACTATAGTTTTTATAAGTAAAGATGAAAATCTTAATAAGGCTCATATCAAATATCTGGAAAACCGATTGCATGACATTGCAACAAGAACAAATAGATATGCTATTGAAAATGGCTGTACTCCAACTTTATCCTCAATATCGGAATCTGACCGCGCCGAAATGGAAGAGTTTATTGAAAACATTAAATTAATGGTAAATACCCTTGGTCATAAAGTTTTTGAAGATAAAAGAGAACTTTCAACGTCAAGAAAAGATAAAGAATTATTGTACATCAAATCTTCAAGAGGTTGTGATGCGATTGCAGAGCAAACATCAGAAGGATTTTTAGTATTAAAAGGTTCAAAAATAGCAGATTCTGTAACTCCATCAATCTCAAACTCTATCAAGGAATATAGACTTGAATTAATCAACAAAAATCTAATTATTGATTATGAATTTAAAGAAGATTATATTTTTTCAAGCCCATCTTATGCTGCGACAATAGTAATGGGAAGAAGTGCAAATGGTCTTACTGAATGGAAAACGATCGATGGTAGAATATTAAAAAGTTTAGAAAGTAATCAATAAAGACCTTTTCTAGATTCTAAATTAAAAACAATTAATCCGAGCTAAAAACTCGGATTTTTTCATTTTCCAAACACAGCATTCTTTTAAATTTATATTCATATAATATTATTTGTTAGTATTTTTACTATCTTTGATGTGCTATTTGTGAAAATATGAAACGAATAAAAGTCGGAGAAATTATCAAAATGCTGGAGAAAGACAGTTGGTTTCTTCACAGACAAAAGGGCAGCCATCGACAATACAAACATCCTGATAAAAAAGGAACCGTAACCGTAAATGGCAAACCAAGTGAAGTTTTATCACAAATGCTTTTGAATAGTATTTTCAAACAAGCTGGTTGGAAATAATTTAATTTAGAAAAAATGGAAAAAATAAAAGTAATAATAGATTGGGATGAAAACTTTGGCGCAGTATCAGATTTAGTTGAAGGTTGCGTTGCGACTGGAAAAACATTTGAGCAGGTAAAAGAAAATTACGCATCGGCTTTGACATTTCATCTTGAAGGTTTAGAAAACGAAGAAATCCCGAAAGAACTTTCAGGTAAATATGAACTGGAGTTTGAACTTACGGCGCAAGCATTATTACACCGTTTTGATAAGATTCTTACCCGCGCTGCACTATCTAGAATCACAGGAATTAATGAAAGACAATTAGGGCATTATGTTTCAGGATATCGAAATCCAAAATCAGAACAAAGAAAAAAAATCGTAGAAGCTTTTCACCAATTAGGAGAAGAATTTCTCTCTGTATCCTAAAATAAATCCGAGCTAAAAACTCGGATTTTTTCATTTCCCAAACCCACCAAAAATATGTAAATTTGCCACCTAATAAATCAACAATAATGAGTAAATCTACTGAAGAGCTGAAATCTCTTACCACACAGATTAGAAGAGACATTTTAAGAATGGTTCACGCCGTTAATTCAGGGCATCCAGGCGGAAGTTTGGGCTGTACCGAATACTTCACAGCATTGTACGGAAAAGTGATGAACTACAAATTCCCTTTCACCATGGAAGGAAAAAACGAAGATCTTTTCTTTCTTTCCAACGGACACATTTCACCAGTGTTCTACTCCACTTTAGCGAGATTCGATTTTTTTCCGGTTGCAGAATTGGCAACTTTTAGAAAATTGGGAACGAGACTGCAGGGACATCCAACCACGCATGACGATCTTCCAGGAATCAGAATAGCTTCAGGTTCTTTGGGTCAAGGTTTGTCGGTTGCGATTGGTGCGGCTTTAGGTAAAAAATTAGACGGTGATTCCAGTTTAATTTACACTTTACAAGGCGATGGCGAATTGCAGGAAGGTCAAAACTGGGAAGCATTTATGTATGCCGCTGCTAAAAAAGTAGACAACATTATTGCAACCATCGATTATAACGGACGTCAGATTGATGGCGACACCGATGATGTTTTGGATCTTGGAGATTTACACGCAAAAATGGAAGCATTTGGCTGGACCGTTTTGAACGAGAAAAACGGAAACGATTTAGAAGCCGTAATTGCAATTCTGGAAAGAGCAAAAACCGAGACCGGTAAAGGAAAACCAGTGTGTATTCTTTTACATACCGAAATGGGACATGGTGTAGATTTTATGATGGGAACTCACGCATGGCACGGAAAAGCGCCAAGCAATGAGCAACTGGATAACGCTTTCAAACAATTGTATTTAGAAGCTCCGGCTGATTACTAAACTCATTTGGGCAGACATTTCCGTCCTCCGTTCCCGCTTTTTTAATTGCTGGCTTCAACAAGCTCAGCCACCAATTAAAAAGAGCTCCACTCAGGCCAGGCTGCAGATTATTTATAATTTAGAAAACTCGTTATTTAAATCCGAGAAATTCGGAAAATTCAAAATTTAAAATTCCTCATGAAATATACATACACAGAACAAAAAGATACAAGAAGCGGATTCGGCGCTGGATTAGCAGAATTGGCAGATAAAAACCCAAATGTCGTAGCACTTTGTGCAGACCTTATCGGATCTTTGAAAATGGAGAAATTCATTGAAAAAGCACCAGAACGTTTTTTCCAGATCGGAATCGCAGAAGCCAACATGATGGGAATCGCAGCCGGTTTAACCATCAACGGAAAAA is a window from the Kaistella flava (ex Peng et al. 2021) genome containing:
- a CDS encoding transketolase encodes the protein MSKSTEELKSLTTQIRRDILRMVHAVNSGHPGGSLGCTEYFTALYGKVMNYKFPFTMEGKNEDLFFLSNGHISPVFYSTLARFDFFPVAELATFRKLGTRLQGHPTTHDDLPGIRIASGSLGQGLSVAIGAALGKKLDGDSSLIYTLQGDGELQEGQNWEAFMYAAAKKVDNIIATIDYNGRQIDGDTDDVLDLGDLHAKMEAFGWTVLNEKNGNDLEAVIAILERAKTETGKGKPVCILLHTEMGHGVDFMMGTHAWHGKAPSNEQLDNAFKQLYLEAPADY
- a CDS encoding type II toxin-antitoxin system HicB family antitoxin; protein product: MEKIKVIIDWDENFGAVSDLVEGCVATGKTFEQVKENYASALTFHLEGLENEEIPKELSGKYELEFELTAQALLHRFDKILTRAALSRITGINERQLGHYVSGYRNPKSEQRKKIVEAFHQLGEEFLSVS
- a CDS encoding type II toxin-antitoxin system HicA family toxin, translating into MKRIKVGEIIKMLEKDSWFLHRQKGSHRQYKHPDKKGTVTVNGKPSEVLSQMLLNSIFKQAGWK
- a CDS encoding GIY-YIG nuclease family protein, whose protein sequence is MAFAKTIKIFLIDGDPNGRMSCELSNWTGKAYKIPRIKIKDCSDRSDLNTTGVYLLFGKNEEGKDLVYIGEAENVLVRLNQHLSSKDFWKETIVFISKDENLNKAHIKYLENRLHDIATRTNRYAIENGCTPTLSSISESDRAEMEEFIENIKLMVNTLGHKVFEDKRELSTSRKDKELLYIKSSRGCDAIAEQTSEGFLVLKGSKIADSVTPSISNSIKEYRLELINKNLIIDYEFKEDYIFSSPSYAATIVMGRSANGLTEWKTIDGRILKSLESNQ